One part of the uncultured Bacteroides sp. genome encodes these proteins:
- a CDS encoding DUF4248 domain-containing protein, with protein sequence MEENKTEFRVKAYGKAELAMLYNPQMCTREALRTLTRWMVRNEQLYRELLIIGYKKTCKIFTPKEVSVITHYLGEP encoded by the coding sequence ATGGAGGAAAATAAGACCGAATTCAGAGTAAAAGCCTATGGAAAAGCCGAACTGGCAATGTTGTATAATCCGCAAATGTGTACGCGGGAAGCACTGCGGACACTAACCAGATGGATGGTAAGGAACGAACAGCTGTATAGAGAGCTGCTTATTATAGGCTATAAAAAGACCTGTAAAATTTTTACACCAAAAGAAGTGTCGGTAATCACACACTACCTGGGAGAGCCATAA
- a CDS encoding RNA polymerase sigma-70 factor, which produces MLEQSKYKKEFERLFKDNYNKLYYYALNLIHNPEDAKDVVSDAFRYLWEHYEDVDDSLSVVALLYALVKNSCIDKIRHLDVQERHEKLVLSQTMLWTEYEYQERDERIVRIISSIEKLPLQTKIIFKKCFLDGKKYKEVSEEMCISTNTVKTHIMKALRLLRGEFVNSK; this is translated from the coding sequence ATGTTGGAACAATCTAAATATAAAAAAGAATTCGAACGGCTATTTAAGGATAACTATAATAAATTGTATTATTATGCTTTGAATCTAATTCATAATCCAGAAGATGCAAAAGATGTTGTAAGTGATGCTTTTAGATATCTCTGGGAACATTATGAAGATGTAGATGATTCTTTGTCAGTGGTAGCTTTGCTTTATGCTTTAGTGAAAAATAGTTGTATTGATAAAATTCGTCATTTAGATGTGCAGGAACGACATGAGAAATTGGTGTTAAGTCAAACAATGTTATGGACTGAATATGAATATCAGGAGCGGGATGAACGTATTGTAAGAATCATTAGTTCCATAGAAAAACTACCTCTTCAAACAAAAATAATATTTAAGAAATGTTTTCTTGACGGGAAAAAATACAAGGAAGTTAGTGAGGAAATGTGCATTAGTACAAATACTGTGAAAACTCACATAATGAAAGCTTTAAGACTTCTTAGGGGAGAATTTGTAAATTCAAAATAG
- a CDS encoding HU family DNA-binding protein, with translation MAVRFSVVPKKNPSKSSEPAKFYAQAQGHGDMDFDEICKDVDSRCTATPADVAAVLKALLTTMETSLGKSEIIRLGDFGSFQIAVSSTGTVTKEEFNSSLIKKARISFRPGKLLTKMLKTLDYTQVPKLPVKVTNGGNEVG, from the coding sequence ATGGCAGTAAGATTTTCTGTAGTTCCAAAAAAGAATCCTTCTAAAAGTTCAGAACCCGCAAAATTCTATGCACAGGCGCAAGGTCACGGTGATATGGACTTCGACGAAATCTGTAAAGATGTCGACAGTCGATGTACCGCTACACCGGCCGACGTGGCAGCTGTACTGAAAGCTTTGCTCACCACTATGGAGACATCACTTGGTAAAAGTGAGATCATTCGCCTGGGCGACTTCGGTAGCTTCCAGATCGCGGTTAGCAGCACCGGCACAGTGACCAAGGAAGAGTTCAACAGCTCCCTGATCAAAAAGGCACGCATCAGCTTCCGTCCGGGCAAGTTACTCACCAAAATGCTGAAAACGCTGGATTACACTCAGGTACCTAAGTTGCCGGTGAAGGTAACCAACGGTGGTAACGAAGTAGGTTAA